CAGGAAGTCGGCGAGACGCATGTTGCTCGCGACCAGCATGCCTTGTGTCCATGCGGCCGTATCGTTGCTTACCGGTTCGATCGGCATGACTTGCGTGGCGGTGAAGCGCATGCGTTCGCCTGCACGCACCACCTTGGACACGCCCGGCGCGCGGCCCGGTTCGACCTTCACCGCACCTTCGCACACATCGAGCCGCGTCGTCGATTCCTCCTGTCTGAGCGAGAAGCGCGTGCCGAGCGGTATCGAAACACCTTGTGCCGTCTGCGCGACGAACGGACGCGGTGCGGGACCGTCGTCGTGTCCCGTGACGACCATGATTTCGCCGCGAAGCAGAACGATGCGGCGCTCCGTGTCCGAGAAGCGGACATCGACGGCGCTCGCGGTATTGAGCGTGAGCCGCGTGCCGTCAGCAAGCGTCACGTTGCGCTGCTCGCCCGTGCTGGTGCGCAGGTCCGCGTTCCAGCCGCGCCACACGATCTGATCGCGGGCAAGCCAGGCCGTTCCGCCCGCAAAGAAGAGCAGAACGAGCGCCTTGACGCCTGCGCGCCGTGCGCGCGAACGCGGACGCGTCAACGCGGCACGCGCGGCCGGGCTTTCATTGACCATTTGAAGCCGTTGACTCACAGACTGAATGTGCCGCCACGCGCGATCGTGATCGGCGTGTTCGGCTCGCCAGCATTCGAACGCGCGTCGTTGCGAGTCGGTGATGTCACCGGACTGCAGATCGAGCCACCATTCGACCGCGCGACGCGCGACATTCGGAGCGATGCCGGGAGGACTGCCGATATTCACGCGTCTAATCCAGTTTCATCGCGAAGAAGCATTGCGCTGCCGCTTTCAGCAGATAGCGCTTCACCGTCGCGAGGGAGATACGAAGCGTGGCCGCGATTTCCGTCTGTGTCGCGCCGTCGAGTTGCGCCATCAGGAACGCGCGTTTGACGGGTACGGGCAGACCGTCGAGCAACGCGTCGATCTCGCACAAGGTTTCGAGCAGCACAGCACGTTCTTCGGGCGATGGCGCAAGTGGCTCCGGCACCAGCGCGAGCGCTTCGAGATAGGCGCGCTCGATCTGCTCACGTCGCCAGTGATTCGCCAGGACGCGCTGGGCGACGGTCGTGAGGAAGGCGCGCGGCTCGAGCAATTCAAGCGGTTCGTCGCGCGCGAGCAGGCGCATGAAGGTGTCGTGTGCAAGGTCGGCCGCCCGATGCGCGCATCCCAGCTTGCGGCGCAACCACGTATGAAGCCAGCCATGATGGGCGACGTAGAGGTCTTCGACCTCGAGACGCAACGAGAGATTGTCTGCCGGCATGCGCGGTCTTCCGGACGAGTCCAGTAAGCAAAAAATAAAGCTACTAAATGAGAATTATTCGTATTGTCGCACAAGGGAATGCCGTCTTGCACGCGATCAAATTTCCCGCGCGTGCTTCGCCTGCCGCCGGGAATGGCGCGTG
The Paraburkholderia terrae genome window above contains:
- a CDS encoding FecR domain-containing protein yields the protein MNIGSPPGIAPNVARRAVEWWLDLQSGDITDSQRRAFECWRAEHADHDRAWRHIQSVSQRLQMVNESPAARAALTRPRSRARRAGVKALVLLFFAGGTAWLARDQIVWRGWNADLRTSTGEQRNVTLADGTRLTLNTASAVDVRFSDTERRIVLLRGEIMVVTGHDDGPAPRPFVAQTAQGVSIPLGTRFSLRQEESTTRLDVCEGAVKVEPGRAPGVSKVVRAGERMRFTATQVMPIEPVSNDTAAWTQGMLVASNMRLADFLSELGRYRDGYVRCDPSIADFRLSGTYPLSDTDRVLNTLASTLSVEVEYITRYWVTVKPARS
- a CDS encoding sigma-70 family RNA polymerase sigma factor, encoding MPADNLSLRLEVEDLYVAHHGWLHTWLRRKLGCAHRAADLAHDTFMRLLARDEPLELLEPRAFLTTVAQRVLANHWRREQIERAYLEALALVPEPLAPSPEERAVLLETLCEIDALLDGLPVPVKRAFLMAQLDGATQTEIAATLRISLATVKRYLLKAAAQCFFAMKLD